In the Hordeum vulgare subsp. vulgare chromosome 7H, MorexV3_pseudomolecules_assembly, whole genome shotgun sequence genome, one interval contains:
- the LOC123413082 gene encoding disease resistance protein RGA5-like produces MEVAAGAMGPVIRKLGELLVRECNLKKRVKKGVKSLLTELEIMHAVLRKVGEVPSDKLEEPVRIWAGKVRDLSCDMEDAVDDFMVRVDEGSSSKPTDMRSRVKKFLKKTATLFGKGKALHQICNAIEEAQDLSKELADLHKKYELDMCSTSNGATTDPRVLALHKHVGELVGIEHTRDELVKTLICEDRSPEEQLKTLSIVGAGGLGKTTLTKAVYEKIKAQFDCAAFVPVGQKPDIPKVFKDLLYGLDKVKFKDIHNTTKGENLLIEDITEFLVDKRYLIVIDDIWEEDIWKYIECALYKNKLQSRVITTTRNVSVSEACLNSTNGTIHRMRPLSDEDSQILFHRRIFQSEEKCPEDFQIVSRDILRKCGGVPLAIITIGSLLVSGHRIKQKDEWMHVHNSMGRGVTQGGVVKDMKGILSLSYYDLPPYLKPCLLYLSIFPEDFEIEREWLIWRWLAEGFIQCDKKENRLFEIGESYFNELLNRSLIQPAEINWEGTVVTFRIHDMVLDLICSLSSEENFISILDNDEWHAPNLQRKFRRLSLHNINANVQNQQFDSTSLSKVRTFAVFSPVTCDWLPSLSSFQFLRVLDLGNCGSQESSSGISLKYVGNLIHLRYLGLRNVDVQELPLDIGKLQLLQTLDIRGTRIQKLPASVVQLANLMCLRINDDLVLPRGMGNLTSLEVLGRVRLSPSPHIAKELSHLTELRTFSINCVNMDGDLIDILIKSLGNLQKLHNLRIDRSGSLIDCMRESWVPPPHLRSFESWGFFENAWFSILPKWVNSTSLPHLSTLVIEVKELQGDDLQIIGMLPALRLLRLAAKHVMGTLVVRADAFPSARYCMFWGFPTSPCLFPPGAIPRVQYLVFCVSARSIASGEVDCSMGHFPSLEQVQVDLLLENSSDEEKGTAKTLLGRAAEAHPKRPTIEID; encoded by the exons ATGGAGGTTGCTGCTGGGGCCATGGGCCCTGTCATCCGTAAGCTCGGCGAGCTGCTCGTCCGAGAATGCAACCTCAAGAAGCGAGTAAAGAAAGGCGTAAAATCTCTCCTAACAGAGCTGGAGATTATGCACGCCGTACTTCGCAAGGTTGGCGAGGTGCCGTCGGACAAGCTCGAGGAGCCGGTCCGGATTTGGGCTGGCAAGGTGAGAGACCTCTCTTGCGACATGGAAGACGCTGTTGACGACTTCATGGTGCGTGTGGATGAGGGTTCAAGCAGCAAGCCAACGGACATGAGGAGTCGAGTCAAAAAGTTCCTCAAGAAGACCGCCACACTGTTTGGCAAGGGCAAAGCACTTCATCAAATCTGTAATGCCATCGAAGAAGCTCAAGATCTTTCCAAGGAGTTGGCGGACCTGCATAAAAAATACGAGCTTGACATGTGTAGCACTAGCAATGGTGCTACCACTGACCCACGTGTGTTAGCTTTGCACAAACATGTAGGGGAGCTTGTAGGCATTGAACACACAAGAGATGAGCTTGTCAAAACATTGATTTGTGAGGACAGGAGTCCTGAGGAGCAATTGAAGACACTCTCTATTGTCGGTGCTGGTGGGCTGGGCAAGACAACCCTAACCAAAGCAGTTTATGAGAAGATCAAAGCCCAATTTGATTGTGCGGCTTTTGTCCCGGTGGGTCAGAAACCAGATATCCCAAAAGTTTTCAAGGACTTGCTCTATGGCCTTGACAAAGTAAAGTTCAAGGACATTCATAATACAACAAAGGGTGAAAATCTGCTCATCGAGGATATCACTGAATTTCTTGTGGATAAGAG GTACCTCATCGTAATCGACGATATATGGGAAGAAGACATATGGAAATATATAGAATGTGCTCTCTATAAAAATAAACTCCAGAGTCGGGTAATCACAACAACCCGTAATGTGAGTGTGTCTGAAGCATGTCTCAATTCCACTAATGGCACAATTCATAGAATGAGACCtctttctgatgaagactcgcaAATACTCTTCCATAGAAGAATATTTCAAAGCGAGGAGAAATGTCCAGAAGATTTTCAGATAGTATCAAGAGATATATTGAGGAAATGTGGTGGTGTACCATTAGCCATCATTACAATAGGTAGTCTTCTGGTTAGTGGCCATAGGATAAAGCAaaaggatgaatggatgcatgtgcACAATTCGATGGGCCGTGGAGTTACACAAGGTGGTGTTGTGAAGGACATGAAAGGGATATTATCACTCAGCTATTATGATTTGCCTCCTTATCTGAAGCCTTGTTTATTATATCTAAGCATCTTTCCTGAAGACTTTGAGATTGAGAGAGAGTGGTTGATATGGAGGTGGCTTGCTGAAGGTTTTATCCAGTGTGACAAAAAAGAAAACAGGCTGTTTGAGATTGGAGAGAGCTACTTTAACGAGCTATTGAATAGGAGCTTGATCCAGCCAGCAGAAATCAATTGGGAAGGAACGGTAGTAACTTTCCGTATACATGATATGGTGCTTGATCTTATCTGCTCACTGTCAAGTGAAGAGAATTTTATCTCCATATTGGATAATGATGAGTGGCATGCACCTAATCTGCAAAGGAAATTTCGCAGGTTATCACTTCATAATATCAATGCAAATGTTCAAAACCAACAGTTTGATAGCACTAGCCTGTCAAAAGTGAGGACCTTTGCTGTTTTCTCTCCTGTTACCTGTGATTGGTTGCCATCTCTCTCAAGCTTCCAATTTTTACGCGTGCTAGATCTTGGAAATTGTGGCAGCCAAGAAAGCAGCTCTGGTATCAGCCTCAAGTATGTAGGAAATTTAATTCACCTAAGGTACCTAGGGCTAAGGAATGTTGATGTTCAGGAACTCCCATTGGACATAGGCAAATTGCAGCTTTTGCAGACATTGGATATAAGAGGCACTAGGATACAAAAATTACCTGCAAGTGTTGTTCAGCTCGCAAATTTGATGTGCCTACGTATCAACGACGACTTGGTGCTGCCAAGAGGAATGGGGAACTTGACGTCCCTTGAAGTGCTGGGCAGAGTAAGATTATCCCCGTCTCCTCACATTGCGAAAGAGTTGAGTCATCTGACAGAGCTTAGGACATTCAGTATTAACTGTGTTAACATGGATGGGGATCTGATTGATATATTAATCAAGTCTCTAGGGAACCTGCAGAAATTGCATAATTTGCGTATTGATCGTAGTGGCAGTTTGATAGATTGCATGCGTGAAAGCTGGGTGCCCCCTCCACACCTCCGTAGTTTTGAGTCATGGGGTTTCTTTGAAAATGCGTGGTTCTCGATACTTCCAAAGTGGGTTAACTCAACGTCGCTTCCCCACCTCTCCACCCTGGTCATAGAAGTGAAAGAACTGCAAGGGGATGACCTTCAGATCATCGGAATGTTGCCTGCTCTTCGGCTTCTGCGACTTGCTGCAAAACACGTGATGGGAACGTTGGTTGTGAGGGCCGATGCATTCCCATCTGCGAGATACTGCATGTTCTGGGGGTTTCCGACGTCGCCGTGCCTTTTTCCGCCTGGAGCTATCCCAAGGGTTCAATACCTTGTGTTCTGTGTCTCTGCACGGTCGATCGCGAGTGGTGAGGTTGACTGCAGCATGGGGCACTTCCCTTCTCTCGAGCAGGTCCAGGTTGATCTATTGCTTGAGAATTCCAGCGATGAAGAGAAGGGGACGGCCAAGACTTTGCTGGGGCGCGCAGCAGAAGCCCATCCTAAACGTCCCACCATTGAAATCGATTAG